A window from Opitutia bacterium ISCC 52 encodes these proteins:
- a CDS encoding right-handed parallel beta-helix repeat-containing protein, which translates to MVRLLLLLTAVTSFSTSLTFANTTKPVRTLEAFAQAIEIAKPGDQIIIANGEYQNWSIEIDCEGTANLPISIKAQKEHAVVFTGTNRFRVTGNHLKLSGFVFEDCDFQSDLIEFKSAKNNTLSHCIFQNSGGDRASIAIKPGASNNLISECEFINLAARSINLTINEDIQTLGIPMHNVIRKNLFRDIPAKGENGRETVKIGQNQPENGHVRAMTLVEENTFIRCNGEGEIISNKCAGNIYRNNTFQDCDGELVMRGGRDCLIEGNKMYNCKGGIRLSGTGHTVQNNWIINSRTTGIRLLYGMTSEQGGHYQAPSDCLITQNTVVNPGEAGIRIGDGRDKDWGTEKGIQSIEPKNNRFVRNIISGVQGDLLVHNLAPHNEIERNIFQLIEKAVVSNPGSNPLYIDPLFLDEANQDYRLRANSPARFK; encoded by the coding sequence ATGGTTCGCCTCTTACTTCTCCTGACAGCGGTCACAAGCTTTTCGACAAGCCTGACCTTTGCGAATACAACAAAGCCGGTCAGAACTCTCGAAGCCTTTGCCCAGGCTATCGAGATAGCCAAACCGGGAGATCAGATCATTATAGCCAACGGAGAGTACCAAAACTGGTCCATTGAAATCGATTGTGAAGGAACGGCGAACCTTCCCATCAGCATCAAAGCTCAAAAAGAACACGCAGTCGTATTTACCGGGACCAATCGTTTTCGCGTCACAGGTAACCATTTAAAACTCAGTGGCTTTGTGTTTGAAGACTGCGACTTTCAATCAGACCTCATCGAATTCAAATCCGCAAAAAACAATACTCTGTCCCATTGTATCTTTCAAAACAGCGGAGGAGATAGAGCATCAATAGCTATTAAACCCGGTGCTAGTAACAACCTCATCTCCGAATGTGAATTTATCAACCTGGCAGCGCGGAGTATAAACCTTACGATCAATGAGGATATCCAGACTCTGGGAATCCCCATGCATAACGTCATTCGAAAGAACCTATTCCGGGATATTCCAGCCAAGGGAGAAAATGGACGGGAGACCGTGAAGATAGGGCAGAACCAACCAGAGAATGGTCACGTCCGTGCCATGACTCTAGTAGAGGAAAACACTTTCATTCGCTGCAATGGTGAGGGTGAAATCATCAGTAATAAGTGCGCAGGTAATATCTATCGCAATAATACTTTCCAAGATTGCGATGGAGAACTGGTCATGCGGGGAGGCCGGGATTGTCTCATCGAAGGCAATAAAATGTACAACTGTAAAGGAGGTATCCGACTATCGGGTACTGGGCACACCGTACAAAACAACTGGATCATTAACAGCAGGACCACAGGCATACGTCTGCTCTATGGCATGACCTCAGAACAGGGCGGACATTACCAGGCCCCGAGCGATTGCCTTATCACTCAGAATACCGTCGTTAATCCAGGAGAGGCTGGCATCCGGATTGGAGATGGCCGCGACAAAGACTGGGGAACAGAAAAAGGAATCCAGTCCATCGAACCGAAGAACAACCGCTTTGTTCGAAATATTATATCCGGAGTTCAGGGGGATTTGTTGGTTCATAACTTGGCCCCACACAATGAGATAGAAAGAAACATATTTCAACTAATCGAGAAGGCCGTTGTATCCAACCCGGGAAGCAATCCACTGTATATTGACCCCCTATTCCTTGACGAAGCAAACCAGGACTACCGGCTGCGGGCGAACAGCCCTGCAAGGTTTAAGTGA
- a CDS encoding DUF1501 domain-containing protein → MKFYRDHHNQLVPHMEATVSRRDFLMRAGGGIAGLGLAGVLGLDKAFGKVTDPLLAKPGHHRATAKRVIFLFMEGGPSHIDLFDPKPLLNELHGQTLPKSFKEPITAMGEQGSPLLGSPRKWKQHGESGAWVSDWFPHIANHVDDMAVIRSCWADGLNHVGSVCQMNTGSILGGRPSLGAWAVYGLGTLNNDLPSFVVLKDTKKIPLGGVRNWGTGFMPATYQGTLFENGSVPIQNLNPPTHITSARQRKKLDLLNQLNQKHAELNQFDDELEARINSYEMAYRMQAEAPEAVDFSTESEATKALYGMDQKETEGFGRQCLMARRLAERGVRFVQIYSGAGSAWDTHANHEERSTNLCRSVDLPIAGLLTDLKRRGLLEDTLVVWGGEFGRTPMSEKGNGRDHNPYGFTMWMAGGGVHGGQTIGTTDDLGLYATSEQAHVHDLHASILHAIGLDHMQLEFKSGGRLERPTINSGNVVEKLFTG, encoded by the coding sequence ATGAAATTCTACCGCGATCACCATAACCAACTGGTTCCCCACATGGAAGCAACGGTGTCGCGTAGAGATTTCCTAATGCGGGCAGGAGGTGGCATTGCAGGGCTGGGACTTGCCGGTGTCCTCGGATTGGATAAAGCCTTTGGCAAAGTCACCGATCCTCTTCTCGCAAAACCAGGACATCATCGAGCAACGGCAAAGCGGGTTATTTTCTTATTCATGGAGGGTGGTCCCAGTCACATTGATTTGTTCGACCCCAAGCCCCTCTTGAACGAGCTGCACGGTCAAACACTGCCAAAGAGCTTTAAAGAACCTATCACCGCCATGGGCGAGCAAGGATCTCCCTTGCTCGGTTCCCCCAGAAAGTGGAAACAACATGGTGAGAGTGGAGCCTGGGTATCAGATTGGTTTCCGCATATCGCCAACCATGTAGATGACATGGCAGTGATCCGCTCCTGTTGGGCCGATGGTCTCAATCATGTCGGTTCCGTTTGTCAGATGAACACGGGCTCGATCTTGGGCGGTCGCCCTTCCCTGGGTGCATGGGCAGTCTATGGACTGGGTACGCTAAACAATGACTTGCCATCGTTCGTCGTTCTGAAGGACACCAAAAAGATTCCATTGGGGGGTGTCCGCAATTGGGGAACGGGCTTTATGCCCGCTACCTACCAGGGAACCCTGTTTGAGAATGGATCCGTCCCCATTCAAAACCTCAATCCGCCTACGCATATTACCAGCGCACGGCAGCGCAAAAAACTCGATCTTCTTAATCAGCTGAACCAGAAGCACGCGGAGTTAAATCAATTCGACGACGAACTGGAAGCCCGCATCAACTCCTACGAAATGGCCTACCGCATGCAGGCCGAAGCTCCAGAAGCGGTTGATTTCTCGACCGAGTCGGAGGCAACGAAGGCGCTCTATGGTATGGACCAAAAAGAGACCGAAGGTTTTGGAAGACAATGTCTCATGGCTCGCCGCCTGGCAGAACGAGGTGTGCGCTTTGTGCAAATTTATAGTGGTGCCGGTAGTGCCTGGGACACCCATGCCAATCATGAGGAACGGAGTACGAATCTGTGCCGCTCTGTGGATCTTCCGATTGCTGGACTGCTCACCGACTTGAAACGACGTGGACTACTCGAAGATACGCTCGTCGTATGGGGTGGAGAATTTGGACGCACTCCGATGAGCGAAAAAGGTAATGGACGAGACCACAATCCTTATGGTTTTACCATGTGGATGGCAGGCGGAGGCGTCCACGGCGGACAAACGATAGGAACCACAGACGATCTCGGCCTCTATGCAACCAGTGAGCAAGCTCACGTGCACGACTTACATGCATCGATCCTACATGCCATTGGTCTTGATCACATGCAGCTCGAATTCAAATCGGGCGGTCGGCTGGAACGACCCACCATCAACTCGGGTAATGTCGTAGAGAAGTTGTTTACCGGCTAA
- a CDS encoding DUF1549 and DUF1553 domain-containing protein, producing the protein MPRLLAVVACSFLALFSSDSHAEYSEQEKSYWAFQPISKPSVPETKDRGWAHNEIDAFILRSLEINQLTPTQEADRTTLIRRATLDLHGLPPTPEATARFINDASPNAYEKLIDRLLESPRYGERYARHWLDLVRYADSDGFKSDVLRPNAWRYRDYVINSLNQDKPYSRFVKEQIAGDELYPNNDDAKIATGYLRLWPYEDNQPDMGRHWEATLDDITDVSGDVFLGMSMKCARCHDHKFDPISQKDYFRFRAFFSAISPWEEMYLGGEKAEQSYQKQFAQWYAMTAPIQQEMESIKAGAWEIRRQVGYKKLPPYIQEMMEKENRTPYEEQLARFADKMMNFLANRDYEKAISKEHVQRWHELKKQLAQFDEFKPAEREAVSAVRDVGRTPPHTLLNTEKGEEDIAPGYLSILDSGEAEIAALDEQINSTGRRTTLANWLTDNENPLSNRVMVNRLWQWHFGSGLVNSSNDFGVLGDKPSHPELLDWLTQKFINENWSLKSMHRLIMTSATYRQGSIRMDADLANEHDPKNRLLWKMPVRRMDAEQLRDAMLHVTGEMDLNMGGRAVEEEASTRRSIYVVNKRNKHSTMMNHFDTPDLHNSCHLRDVTTTPIQALALINGSWTIKRAEQFAHHLETLEAGSKKERISMAFQRALGRAPQEDELKEAQAFLELTKGNPHEEREAWIDLCHVLINTNEFIYIN; encoded by the coding sequence ATGCCCCGACTCCTCGCTGTTGTTGCTTGTAGTTTCCTCGCGCTATTTTCCTCTGACTCACATGCGGAATACTCCGAGCAGGAAAAATCCTATTGGGCCTTCCAACCCATTTCTAAACCTAGCGTACCTGAAACAAAAGACCGAGGATGGGCACACAACGAAATCGATGCCTTTATTCTTCGTTCCCTGGAAATCAATCAACTGACTCCGACCCAGGAGGCAGACCGAACCACCCTCATCCGCAGGGCCACCCTTGATCTTCATGGATTGCCTCCCACTCCGGAAGCCACCGCTCGTTTCATAAACGATGCATCGCCCAATGCCTATGAGAAACTGATCGACCGCCTTTTGGAATCACCTCGTTACGGCGAACGTTATGCGCGTCATTGGCTCGATCTCGTTCGCTATGCTGACTCGGATGGATTCAAATCCGATGTACTGCGACCCAATGCCTGGCGCTACCGTGATTACGTGATCAATTCTCTAAACCAGGACAAACCGTACTCACGATTCGTAAAGGAACAAATCGCCGGAGATGAGCTGTATCCAAATAACGACGACGCAAAAATTGCCACCGGATATCTCCGCCTTTGGCCCTACGAAGATAACCAACCAGATATGGGTCGCCACTGGGAGGCGACCCTGGATGATATAACTGATGTATCCGGTGACGTGTTCCTGGGAATGAGCATGAAATGCGCTCGCTGCCACGATCACAAATTTGATCCCATTTCCCAAAAGGACTATTTCCGCTTTCGCGCATTCTTTTCTGCTATCTCACCCTGGGAGGAAATGTATCTGGGCGGTGAAAAAGCTGAACAGAGCTACCAGAAGCAATTTGCACAATGGTATGCCATGACAGCTCCCATTCAGCAAGAGATGGAATCGATCAAAGCCGGTGCCTGGGAAATAAGGAGGCAGGTAGGTTACAAAAAACTGCCACCTTACATCCAGGAAATGATGGAAAAGGAAAACCGTACTCCCTATGAAGAGCAGCTGGCCCGTTTCGCTGATAAGATGATGAACTTTTTGGCCAATCGTGATTACGAAAAAGCTATTTCAAAAGAACACGTTCAACGCTGGCACGAACTGAAAAAGCAGTTAGCACAGTTTGACGAATTCAAACCTGCGGAACGTGAGGCAGTCTCAGCTGTAAGAGACGTTGGCAGAACCCCGCCACATACCCTGCTCAATACCGAGAAAGGTGAGGAGGACATTGCACCCGGTTATCTTTCCATCCTCGATTCAGGAGAGGCTGAAATCGCAGCACTTGACGAACAAATCAATTCCACAGGCCGCAGGACAACTCTCGCAAACTGGCTCACAGACAATGAGAACCCGTTGAGCAACCGGGTTATGGTGAATCGTCTATGGCAATGGCATTTTGGAAGTGGATTAGTCAATTCGAGCAATGACTTTGGTGTCTTGGGCGATAAGCCCAGTCATCCCGAATTACTGGATTGGCTAACGCAGAAGTTTATCAACGAGAACTGGAGTCTCAAGTCAATGCACCGACTGATCATGACCTCCGCTACCTACCGGCAAGGATCCATTCGAATGGACGCTGATCTGGCAAACGAGCATGATCCGAAGAATCGGCTACTCTGGAAGATGCCTGTACGCCGAATGGATGCTGAGCAATTACGTGATGCCATGCTTCATGTAACCGGGGAGATGGATCTGAATATGGGAGGCCGTGCAGTTGAGGAGGAAGCGTCCACTCGAAGATCCATCTATGTGGTGAACAAACGGAACAAGCACAGCACCATGATGAACCACTTCGACACACCAGACTTGCACAACAGCTGCCACTTACGCGACGTAACCACAACTCCAATACAAGCATTGGCATTGATCAATGGGAGCTGGACGATCAAACGCGCAGAACAATTTGCCCATCACTTGGAAACCCTGGAAGCCGGAAGTAAAAAAGAGCGCATCTCAATGGCATTTCAAAGAGCACTCGGTCGCGCACCTCAGGAAGATGAGCTCAAGGAAGCTCAAGCATTTCTCGAACTGACCAAAGGCAATCCTCATGAAGAGCGAGAAGCATGGATCGATCTCTGCCACGTGCTGATCAACACCAACGAATTTATATACATCAACTAA